TTTAATTTcattaagcttttaaaaaattactcaaTTACTGCACGAGTTGCCACCCTGCATTATCTGGTGCCAGGTCTGTGCTGAACCCAAAGCTGTGGTAAAGCCATCTAGAAACAAGTAAACATCAGACATTTCCTGTAAGGCTGAGCTAGCATGTGCAAAAGAATGGCATTATGAAAAAGATGTACAGAGCAAGTTCAGGATAGCTTTGAAGAACTGGCACCATGAAGGCTGTTCCCTTCCACTTGGCATAATTACAATAGGTCAGGAGTAGCGTTCCTTCTTCCTGCTCAGTCTAGGAACCAGTGCCCACAATCAGTGTGTGCTGTCATGGACATGACATGGCAGTAAAGCTGAAAAGCAACTAGAAAGTACAGAGTTGCACTTGGGCATCAAGCAGTAAAAGCACTGAACATATTTATGTAAGAAGGATGACTTGTAGAGCTACTCTGGAACTAAAGAATTCTGCAGGATTAAGGAAAGCTTGTTTAATATGGCTGCCCACTGCATTGTTCTCCTCCAAGCCACAGAGCCTTGCAATAGCTGATGAAAACAAGGGTGACCTCCTTGTTGCTACTGCCACATGGAGCCTTCACCAGCTGCTGGTGAAGCACAGTATCCAGTTCACATCAGTAAGCCTGTTCTACATCTTATCATGCAGAACCAACTGCTGCTTTGACTGTAGTTAGTGGCGACGACAGCATTGAAGTTGTACTAGATTTTACTTTGGGCTAGTACTGATAACCACATAAGAGTCACCATATTCATAGCAAGTAATCCTCAAAGCACTGTTTTGTGAGGATGCCTGTATAAATAGGAAGCATTCAGCTGCTCATATTGCCATGACTTCATACTGACACGGCACAGAGCTTCAGTTCTCTTACTACCAAGGTGCACAGACTCATTACAGTCAGTTTCTCAATGCATGCATCAGGAGCAGATTACAGCTACTAGAATGGGGAAGGCAAACAGGAAAACATTGAGGAACGTCCTTGGAGGGGAATATGCTGAGAAATGGACATCCTAGATCACAGCTGCAACTGCAAACTGAACAGTGGGGCCAGGTGGCTGCAGAGAGGGCCCCAGGTGCATTCCTCAAGCTGGAGGCTTGTCACTGCTCATCACAGTAACTACAGGTGAGTATGAGGCACATATACCTACAACAGAacactgcccagctgtggggaaATTCAATAGGGCTAGGATAGAATTTGCTGTGAAAGTCTGTGAGCTGGTAAAGCAAGGGATATTTCCTCTTACTGTGATACATGGAAAAACACTTCAGGTAGAAGCATAAAATAGaactgtgctctgctctgggggaagTAGGTCTATGTGTTCCCAGAATGCCTCACACTGCTATAATAATGAATACagcaagaataaataaaattacttggCAAAAAATTGACACTGAGGCATTAAGCCTACTGCAGCAGGTTCAAGGGGCATATTGAAATAAGGCAGGAATTTACAGCAAGATAAGTTAAGCATATAGGATTAACACTGCCCCTCAAACAAGACATGTTGATACAGAGGATATTATTTGCGTACCCTGCCACACACTGGCTTCCACTTAGAGATACAAGACCACCTGCCACTGAAGCTTCTTCTACAGCATGGGCTCAGACTGGTTCTCCCTTTAGCCTTTAATAGACCGGTCTCTCAAGTAAGCTGGGTACAGGTGTAGGTAAGTTTGAATGTAAAAGTCActcttttcaaagagaagctaTCTCAAGAGTTCTGCAAAAGGCTCGGTGACTATGCTCAATTTAAACACTAACCAAAGAGAAGCTATCTCAAGAGTTCTGCAAAACGCTTGGTGACTATGCTCAATTTAAACACtaaaaaaagtaagttttcatttgtatttacCCAGCTCCACAGCTAAAAGGCAGACTGGGGCAGTGGGGTAGGTTTTACTAGCTTGAGAATCTGCTCAGATGGGGATGCTGTAAGTTTGTCACAGAGTCAATGTGTAACCCTTGGCTGAAGTGTGATGTTCTTCTAGAGGACACCATCACTGAGAGCACCATCTGCAAGTAACCAGTGCTGGTTCTGCTATTACTACCAAACACTACAAGTACAAGTCCTAGCTGCAAACCCAACCCTAGAGGATATGGGAGTTCAATCCTTCTGATGGCAGGCATATAAACTGTAATTAGATCAAACTCTTAAAGTATAATCCACTAAGTGCATAGCTCTTGCACTTCACCTGCAGGTTGAAAAGGAAGCCAAGTAGATGCAGTATTATTGTACCTTGCTCCTCTAAAGTGTCCCTTCTCTCCATAACCTTGTGCAAGTAAGATGAGCAACACATTTACCAAGAGACCATCACCATAACATCAGTGACTCCATCCCTCAGCATTTTTTGAGGGCTGTCCCTGGAAagcttcctttttgttttgcctaCAAAGACAAGAACACCAACTTAGCTAAATGCAGACCAGCCACACCAGTAGAAGTGATTAAGTCCTTACACAGCATTTCTCAATCATTTTCTAGTGATGAAAAACAGGTGCAGGATACTTTGTACATTGAATAGAGGTGTGCAAAATAACTGAATACTACTGGTGTTGAAGGGTGGTCTATTACCTACTGCAGATGTCAATTTGATGTTAACTTCAAGGATTTAATTAGTGCAAGAGCAGCAACAGAAACCCTTTCCAGCCGAGGGTCTACAAAGTCCTGAATCAGTTGTTTCCAAGACCATCACTGATTTACAACACACCTTTACACTGTTGCCTATGCAATTTACTATATGCACCCTCTGAGCTAGGCAAAAACCCACCTAATCATTTGAGCGTgctttgcaatatttttattttcatgctttccTAGCTACATCTCACCAAGTACCTTTAACGATaccaacaaaaacacaaaaacccctgCTCTACTTGCAGTTTTCTTGAAGAGCcctaaacaaaaacaaaaatccccatcCCATTCAGATGATGTATTTGAAACTGAACGTGCTGTCGCAGGAGAGGCGTTTCCCTTTGCATCTCCCACAGAGGTCCTGGCGGTGGGGCCTCTTGGGATCCACGTGGCGCATCTTCACGGGGCAGGTGCACCGCGTCTGCTTGCAGCTCTGAGGGAGAAGGCGGCGGTCGGCGGCCGGGCCGGGAGAGGCCGGGCTCAGGGCAAGGCGAGGGTCCCTTACCTGGCAGGTGATGTCCTCCACGCGGTACGGGTTGTAGGACTTCTGGCAGGTCCGGCAGAACTGACGGAAATAGACCTGCGGGGAAGGCCGGGCTCAGCAGGGCGGCGAGGAGCCCGAGCCGGGGCCACCCGAGCCGGCCCTTACCTTGTTGGTGCCCTGGACGCACCAGACGTAGGCGCTCTCCCAGCGGATGTTGCAGGCCTTGCAGTGGTAGTAGCCGTACTTCTGCTCCAGGAACTGCCGGCGACAAGGTTATTCGACGGTGCGGGCGCCTCCCGGGCCAGCCCTGCCGCGCTCTGCTCCCCCGGACCGACACTCACCTGGAAGCGCAGGCGGGTCTTGCCTGCCGACGACTGCGGCTTCTGGGGTGAGGCTGGCGGCTCTGCCGGCTGGGCTTGAGGCTCTGCCGGCTTCGCCTCGGCCGGCTCtggtggctgggctggcagctctgccgGCTTCGCCTCGGCCGGCTCTGGCGGCTGGGCCGGCGGCTCGGCCGGCTTCGCCTCGGCCggctctgccacctcctcctgctttgcCTCCGCCGCCGGCTCCGGGGGTGCGGCCGAGCGCGGCGCGAGTGGCTcggccgggcccccccccccccccccccccccccccccccccccccccccccccccccccccccccccccccccccccccccccccccccccccccccccccccccccccccccccccccccccccccccccccccccccccccccccccccccccccccccccccccccccccccccccccccccccccccccccccccccccccccccccccccccccccccccccccccccccccccccccccccccccccccccccccccccccccccccccccccccccccccccccccccccccccccccccccccccccccccccccccccccccccccccccccccccccccccccccccccccccccccccccccccccccccccccccccccccccccccccccccccccccccccccccccccccccccccccccccccccccccccccccccccccccccccccccccccccccccccccccccccccccccccccccccccccccccccccccccccccccccccccccccccccccccccccccccccccccccccccccccccccccccccccccccccccccccccccccccccccccccccccccccccccccccccccccccccccccccgccgcctcCCCGTAGCCCGAGaagtagctgctgctgctgccgctgcccCGCGGCCGCCAGCCGCCCGCCCCCCCTCCTTTGCCCTTGGGCGGCGGGTAGCGGTAGGAGTAGGGGTGGTAGGCGGTGTAGAGATAACTCGCCATCGCCTCTTCGGCCATTGCACCGGACCCAGGGCGACCCCTGGGCGGTGGCCTTAAATACCCCCGGGGCGGGGCCGGGCTTTCCTCGCCCCCGATGGGCGCCGGCCTTGCGGCCCCTTCCCATCTCCACCTGGTGCGGGCCTTGGGCCATCCCCCACCCCCTCACAGCTCCCCAGCTGAACCGGGCAGCGCGGCTCTTAATTGCCTCCAAGGGAGTAAACAGCGGAGAACACGAGTTTGGTTCGGCTTCGCCATGTATTTGTGGTGAGAACAATGAGAACAATGCTTTTACAGCAGGTGGGAGGCACAGAGATACACACGCAACGTGGTTTTTTCCTATCATCTGAACTGACACTGAGTTGGTGTTGACTCTGTAGAACACTGTTTCTTCCTTCTacccattcctgctgcactcagccaggcagcagcctcCTTGCATGAAGTTTTACAGTTACTGGTTTGTGTCACAGTGATGACAGtgatgctttctcttttttctgtttttttttctgttttgttttggttttagtgATGACAGtgatgctttctcttttttctggtttttttttctgttttgttttgttttttttcatgtttactTTTGAAGTGGAACTGTCATGGTAATAAACACATATCACCTCGTACAatgagagcagctggagaaacGACAGAGGCCGGGCAGCTCCGCTTGCACAGCAGcgagctcagccccagcctggttGCAAGCTCAACACACATTCATGTCTAGGGAGTTACCTTTGTCCTGCCTAAAGCGCCGTCTGAGTCGGCTCCATCTGAATGGAGTTGTGCTCCTCTGTGGTCACTGTGCCATATGAAGTATCAGCTACCTCCTCTTCCTTCAGTTTCTTGTAGGAAATATCTGTGTCTTCCTCTTCACCAAGTGTATCTTGCTTGTAGCTGTCTCTTCCGTACATCTTGTATGCCAGCACAAACAGTCCTGCTTCTGCTGACTGAAAAAGCGCATAAAGCAAGGGAAACATGTACATGCTCCCTATGATCTCCGGGGAGAAGGTGAGTTTGAGAATGGCGGTGCAGAGCTGGACGTTTTGGCACCCTGTTTCCAAAGACACTGTTCTCCTGCAGTGTGGGGGCATTTTAAAGACCGTGGCCAAGCCGTATCCCAAGGCGTACCCTGCCAGAGGCATCAGCACTGCAATGGCGTAGACAGACGCAGGAATCTGTGCCAACAGATCTGGGCCCAGCATGGTCCCAGTCAGGATGAACAGGACCACCAGAGTCACCAAGAGAGACCACAGGGAAATCTGGCAACAGATACAGACACCGATAAACAAGGGAGGGATAATATTTGGAAAGGATAAGCATAGCAGGTGGAAGCATGCTAAAGAGTCTAAACTGCAAAACATGGTTGCAGTGCCCTTCCCAGGTTTGCTCCTGACCTGGGATTTTTGTGATGTGTGTTCATATCCCAGGAAAGGAACGGGCTGAGGTCACTCCCCATCATTTTGCTTTGTGATGACTTGCTGGAAAACAAGAGTCAGGACTTGTGCCTCACTCTTCCTTTCTCAATTAAGCCAATTTAATTGCATGTTTTGAGGAAGTGTGGCCGTGCCTGTAGGTTGGTTTTGCCTGACCAGGGTGCAGCAAGAGTGGGGAGAAAGCAGGATGTCACAGAATGCCTCTGCTACAGTGTCCAGGATGCCTGCCGGGGTGCAGCACCACGCTGCCCTCCTTCCTGTGCGCTGCCATAGGGGGTAACCCGCCCTTTCCCTCGCTTTCTCTGTCCCGTTTTATTTCGAGACTGTACGTCTTTGTATTCCACCTAAGTAGTTGAATATGCATGTGTGAGACTAACACCGGTTTGGAGGGAACAGAAAGCTTAATGCCGTCGCTCCCCGTCCCCGGTGCCGCCCCGGGcatccccctcctcccctccgGGGCCGTGCCTACCTTGACCAGGAGGTCGGCGGCGCGGGGGTGCCGGTAGCGGATCAGCACCCCCAGGCCGATGGGCAGCAGGGTGCTGCCTAGCGTCAGGCTCACCgcccccaggggcagcagctgcaccacGGCCGTGTTGATCCAGTGGCGGCTGTAGATCCAGAGGCAGAGGGGCATCAGGAAGAGGGCCAGCAGTGTGGAGGAGGCCGTCATGATAATGCTGCGCCGGGGGAACCAAAGAAATGCTCCATCACAGCGCGCCCCGCCGAGGAACAGCCCCGGGAAGCCCCAAGCCCCGCCAGAAGCGGGTTCTGAAGCCGGCCGGGCACTTCTCACGGCAAGAGCCCGCTCGCCCTCCTTTctcccctctccatcctccacccccttccctgctccGGCCAGAGCGCGGAGAAGGAGGCAGGAGGCGTGTGTCGGGGCTCATGTAAGATCCTCCAcgggagaggcaggagagcagtgtTGGCGATTCCCAGCGCGCCGTGCCCGCCTGCCCGCCCGCCCGTCCCGGCTCCGCCTGCGGCAGGTGCCCAGCGAACCCTCCCCGCGTCCCCCAGGTGCCCAGCGAACCCTCCCCGCGTCCCGGGGCCGCCGCAGCCCCCGGCCGGCTGAGAGCGAGGGGCAGCGGGGCACCTACCTCAGATTCATATCCCCGTCGACGAGCACCGACATGAGGTTGGAGAGGTTGCCGCCGGGGCAGCAGCCGCACAGCAGTACAGCCACGGCCGCCACCTCGTCCAGGGCGAAGATGAGGGCGAGGAGGAAGGCCACCAGTGGCATGGCCACGAATTGTCCCAGCAGCGCCAGCAGCAGCCCTACGGGCCGCcggagctg
The genomic region above belongs to Ficedula albicollis isolate OC2 chromosome 4, FicAlb1.5, whole genome shotgun sequence and contains:
- the SLC10A4 gene encoding sodium/bile acid cotransporter 4 — its product is MQRSRGGFLDAFATSARRRQGRFDGISPVRGNNRNAAVTAASEERNKHLSNFLHPEIQTLGLVEDAGHGIKDTDYCGDLPSRIEQERQIPQFLRWKGRALPAPGAAAGVAPEGTRPRARSPCASLRRGRAALALPPSRRDTAHGGGGPAWGALAQGGGETFGDRSLSQGLSVLVGLGLCATMLGLGCAVELGQLGQQLRRPVGLLLALLGQFVAMPLVAFLLALIFALDEVAAVAVLLCGCCPGGNLSNLMSVLVDGDMNLSIIMTASSTLLALFLMPLCLWIYSRHWINTAVVQLLPLGAVSLTLGSTLLPIGLGVLIRYRHPRAADLLVKISLWSLLVTLVVLFILTGTMLGPDLLAQIPASVYAIAVLMPLAGYALGYGLATVFKMPPHCRRTVSLETGCQNVQLCTAILKLTFSPEIIGSMYMFPLLYALFQSAEAGLFVLAYKMYGRDSYKQDTLGEEEDTDISYKKLKEEEVADTSYGTVTTEEHNSIQMEPTQTAL